The Orcinus orca chromosome 1, mOrcOrc1.1, whole genome shotgun sequence DNA window TGTGGACACTCCTGGTTCCCAATTTGGGGAGTTGTGTCGTTCGCATGCGGTGAGCATGTTCAATGCAAGGATCCTTGCCCACTGCATCCCCGCTGCTCCTACCACTGGGTTGAAATCACCCCGGTGAGGGGCCCAGAAATCCACATGCATTCTGCTGCTCAGGGAAACAAAACCTCCATTTAAGATGGTCCCTCAGGGACCAGTGACCTGCAGGAATCCCAGCGTCCTGACCCGTGCCACCCTCTCCACTCACCCAGCTTCTGGAAGCACTACTTCGAGCCTGTTGCCTTGGTGGGGAAGGCCTGCAGGCTGCGTACGGCCCCAGTGCCCCCAGCACGACCTCAGCCGCCCTCTGGTGGAGGTACCACCACTCCCAGCTCCAGGTAGgaaggaggaagtgagagagggcTGCGTGATTATTTCATGATTTCTGGAttactccttttccttttctgaaatgtCTCCATGGCCCAGGTCTTTTGGGTGGTATTCCTGTTCTTAGAGAAGTTTATTAAGTGTCACATTACAAACACTACTGGCCCTAGTAAGTATAATTATCCCAACTTTACGTATGAGTAAACTGGCTCAGAGGCCACTTCGCCTAACTGTGGGTACATGAGATAGGGCAGAAGCTATGTGTGATGCTGAAACCTACATTTTTTCAGCATTAGCATTTATCTGTCTCTGGCTGCCTGCTCTGCAGAGGCCAACTCCATGTCCCTGGCAGGGCTGCCCTCTCCCTGCCATCCCACTTTCCCAACAACTTCCTCCAACTTGGGCATCACATACTAATGGTGCCTCTTTCTTGAGCCCCTGTTAAGTGCTAGGCCTGAAGCAAACTTTATGAAATTGTagggaatcccctggcggtccagtggttaggactctgtgtttccactgcaggaggcatggattcaatccctggttggggaaccaagatccagcatgctgcaaggcacggccaaaaaaaaacctcccacaaCCACCCTGCAAAGTTAAGGAAGCCTGAAGCTTAGGGAGGTCACATGACTAACCCAAGCCCTCCAAGCTGCTGAGCAGCAGAGGGGAACTCGGGTCTGCCTGCGTGCGTCTAGGGAAGCAGGGCCGTAGAGCTGTTCGAAGGCAATGTAAGTTCGTGCGGAATAATATAGGGTATAGACTTCGGATTGCAGGTCTTggcaggggcagggtgggagtgggTGTGTGTGACTGGAGTCACTGTGGCGTGCTAGTGTGTTGATGTCTGGCCGTCTCCCCTTGCAGGGCGTTCAGGGGGACGCAGTCATCCTGGGCATGTCCAGCTTGGAGCAGCTAGAACAGAACTTGGTGGCCGCTGAGGGAGAGCCCCTGGAGCTGGCCATCATGCAGGCCTTTGATCAGGCCTGGCACCTGTCTGCCCATGAATGTCCGAACTACCTCCACCAGGCCTAGTCCTGACTTGGGGTGGCAGAGGACACACTCCATCTATCACCTTTTATTCTCTCAACCAGTCAGTTCTGACTTTAAGCTGCTTTATGTAGCTAGTTCTTTCCTCACAGTCCCAGTTCACAAACTGTTTGTCTCCTTTGTTCTTGTTAATACTCCCAGTTGCCTTCATCATGTAAAAAGCCCAGGGCCTCAGGCATTTCCTGTCTGAGTAAAGAGGCACTAACCTGGCTGGAGCCAGGCCCACAGTGAATCTGGTGAATCTGTTTCCTCTGCAGCCTGCAGGCTGTTTCTCGTCCTCCCACAGGCTTGGTGAGAAGGGGGCAGGAGTAGGGATTAGTTTTCAAAGGGCAGAGGCGGTGGGAGGGtctcccagcctcctgccctgAACCCAGTGTGACTCTCAACATCGGGGCTGCAGGTGGCCCTCGTGCTTCTACACGCGACAGAAAAAAAGAGGGCCATACACCCTGAGGTAGATTTTCTCCCGTTCAGAATTACCTCATTAAATACTTATAAACAGAACAATCTGGGCAAAAACCTACCACCTGAAGCCACCACCCAGAAGACTAAAACCTCCCAGGATGCAGTGGAACGTTTTTTACATCCATTCAGTTTCGGCAGTggctttatttttgctttagccAACACCTCCTGTCTCCTGGTCATCCACAAGTTTCTCGGCCCTGGTTTTGGGGGTTGCGGGTGGGAAAGAGAATAGAGAGTAGGGGTAGGAGGGCGGTAGGCAGGGTGCCTGTTTTCCTCAAACAAATCCCAGTTTCAAGCCAGGGGCGCCGAGGgccagaggaaaggaaaaggcagTTCCTCTTGTGCTCCCAGGGCCGCCTGGCCAGTGGTCACACAGGAGCCAGTGCTGGAAACTGGCTTGAGGTGAACTAAGAATCCTGGGGGTCCAAACCAAAGCCCAAACCCAAGGGTTTTTTCCTAGAAAAGTCCCTTTTGGAGGAGACACCCTGCTGCCAAAGTTTCATTATTTATAGGAGAGCCTGTCCCTGTCACCCTCCCTTGTGTGCATCCACAGCAAAACACACGGCAGCTCCCCCGAGAGGGCTGCGGCAGTCTCACGCCGTCCAGTCCAGACAAGGCTGGAGCAGGCCTGGAGGTCCCGTCCCAAGTGCACGTCAGCTGTCATCGTCTTCCTCTGATTCTACTTCTGACTCGGGCGCGCTCTCTGGCAAGTCATCTCCCATCTGCTGGAACCTTCCGGACTCCGCGTCCCACACGTACTTGATGGTCACCTTGAACTCGGCCATTTCGTACCTGAAAAGCTTCTGCCAGAGGCGAAGGGACCCAAAGGTCAGGAGGAGCGAGTGGGGTCAGAGGAGTCTGTGACCCCTCCCGCCGCAGCTGCGGACGCCTGGGGCGGAGGGAACTCACCAGGACACGGGCCTGCTCCGGGGTCAGCACATCGCCCTCCTTGCACACCTCGTAGTCGGACAGCAGGGTCACCACACCTACAGAGAAGGGGGCCCCCAGGCAGTTACTCTGGCACAGAGGCGTGTGCAGGGTCAGAGGAACCGGGctggccccctgcccccaggcttcTAGCAGCACTGGGGCAGGGGTTCATCAGTGAGCATTCAGCCGCCCAGGAGGGTTTTTGGGGGGCAGtgactcctccttccttccttgccctGTAACTGCTGTATTCTAGCTGTAACTTACTGTCCACATTCACCCCAGCTGTCAGGCGGGTGCTGTTAGTCCTGTTTTcacatgagaaaatggaggccgGTAGAAattgggggtgaggggggagTTGTCCGGCTTGGAAACCTGCGCTCTCGGCCGCTCGGCTGTGACCTTTCCGCTCTGGGGACGCCCCTGTACCTTTCTTGAGGGCCGTGGGCAGGCCCAGCTGCCTCAGCTGTGGCTCCATGGAGTGTGGGAACTGCTCCAGGGGCCCCGGGTCCAGGCTCACGGTGAAAGTGGCTTTGTTCCCAGCTCGGGCGTAGTCCATCTCCGTGTATTTCGTGAACCACCTGAGGGGAAAGAGAAGTGGCAGGAGGGCAGGTTTCCGCCTGGGCCTCGCCTCACCGCCCTTCCTCCTCGGCTCAGCCTGGAGATCCGAGCCCGGGAGAACAGAGACTCCGTAACGGGATTCCAGGAACCAGGAACCAGGTTTTACTCAGTGCCTCTACTGTACAAAGTCCTGGGCTATTCCCTCCCCGGAGACCTCGCCAACCTTTCCCTTCCCACCGCTCCTCCAGGGCACTTACTCGTTCACTTCCTCCTTAGTGCGATTGGTGAAAAGGAGACCAACTTCACCCCTCAACTTCTTGCTGACCTACAGAACCAAAGTGGGGTGGGGTCGGTCACATTAGAGCAGCGGTTCTCAACTGGGGACCATTTtgccggccccgccccctcaTCTGGCAACAcgtggagacatttttggtcacAGCTGGAGGGGGGTAGCACTACTCCCTGGGTCTGGAGGTTAAAGGAGAACCGAGCTTTAAGCCCACCCCGGGCCGCCAGATGGCTGCAGTGTGCATCATGTGACAGCAGCGGAGGAGGCAGCCTGGCCTCGGCCCCTCCCTGTGAGGGCCAGAGACTCACCTGATGCAGATTGTCTTTGTACTCGTCAGATGGGCTTCGACCCAGGGCCACCATCATCACTTTGTTTTTGCCAAAGAACATCCTACAGAGAAAAACAGGGGTCTGTGAAGGAAGCGCCCCGCCCTGCCCTCACTTCAGGGCAAACCAGCTTCAGTCCCCAGAGCCCGAGCCAAGGCCCAGGCTGTTTTGTAGCAGAAGGTGTGGCCAGAGGCTCCACTCTTCCACGCAGCCCTGCTCACTTTGTCGCCAGCCCTGGGTCCCTCTCATTATTTTCCTGCACAGACCCTGAAACTCACATTCTGTCTCAGCCCACTGTGAGTGCGTCTGGATATGTGGAAGGGGCCTGTTTAATGGTCTGAACCAGAACGGGTGGGATGTTCCTTAAGGGACCAGACCCCAGGGTTCAGGGACAGTTAAAGAGCGCCCTTCAGCGGGGATGGGGGCGTGGCACTTGGTCCTTATTAAGGCGCCTCCTGTGACGGAGGTCACTAACCGCCCCTGTGCTTTGCAAGCAGCCTGGCCCCTCCGCACTCGGGCCCTTCTCCCACTGCCCGCTCACCGGCTGTGCTTCCAGGCACTGCGGACGTCCTTCAGCTTGCTGTTCCTCATGTTGGCCACGGAGAAGACGAAGAGGTACTTGTATGTGTCCACACATTTCCGAAGCTGCAGGACAATTCATGGGGCTCTGGAGTCCAAGGGGCAGCAGGGGTTGGGCAACTCTGGCCTCAGGTGGGAAAGAGACTGCTCCAGGTCTCTTACAACTGAGGATGTTTAGAGCCTCTAACCTGGTTGTTTCCTCCTTGCCTCTGCTACTAAAGCCAGGATACTAAGTACAGGGGCTGCCCTGACGCAAAGCAGTCGTGATGGCAAAGTGCGGGGGAGGCTGAGCCACCGGTCAAGAGCCCACCGTCTCCCCAGGTTTCCGACTTACGGTGGCCACCGCTGCAACTGACCACTTCTCTTTGTCCAGTAATTGCTGACGATCTAGAAACCTAGCTACACTAGGAAGTCTCCTGCTATATGGAAACATGTAAAGTCTTGTCATTTAGTCATAAAGGGAGGCGGCTCATCAGCCCTGCGGCGCCCACGTTGTTGGCTGCAGCCGCGATGAAGTGGTCTCAAGGAAATGGCATCTTCGTGCTGGAGGAAACTCCGCTCTCACCCAGCCTGCAGCCTGATGCAGTGCAGACACTGGCTTGGTGCATTTACCCACACTTGGTAACTCCCTGGCTTTTTTTTACATCGGGCAGACTAACAAATCTCTGCAAGCTTCAGTTACCAGACCGCAAAACAGCGATAACTTCCCCTCGCATCTACCTCACGGGGGTGCTTCACACGTGAAACAGCGCCGTGCAGGGCACAGTAAGGGCTCAATCAAGCTGGAAACCATCACTATGGGAGTTTTTATTGGTGCTGCTGCTGGAGGAGAAAGGGCTGGatcagcaccttttttttttttccccccaaacagTATGTTTCCCTGACAAACAGCCCTACACACACGTTTATAAACCAAATACAAggtctggaaaaataaaaagaacacgcTCTTACCTCTTCTATCAAGTTCTGTTTCAGTTCTAAGCCTTTCTTGGCGGTTTTGGTGAGGGAGActaatacaaagaagaaaagggggagaTGATGAGAGGCAAATCTGGATGTCCCGGAGAGTCTTTCTTCCCCCCTTTGGTAGCCCAGCTGGACCAAGCCAATCTGAGAAAAGGTAGCAAGGCTTTTGTGGACACCACTTCTGGCATGCAAGGCTACTCCCAGGGTCCCCAGAGTGCCTGGTCGCTACTGTTCCCGAGCCTGAAGGTCCCTTCCCACCTTTCCTGTTACTCAGACAATCTAGGTATTCCTTAGCTCCCCTGAGGTGAAGCGAAAACTCCCTACTGAGG harbors:
- the MRTO4 gene encoding mRNA turnover protein 4 homolog — translated: MPKSKRDKKVSLTKTAKKGLELKQNLIEELRKCVDTYKYLFVFSVANMRNSKLKDVRSAWKHSRMFFGKNKVMMVALGRSPSDEYKDNLHQVSKKLRGEVGLLFTNRTKEEVNEWFTKYTEMDYARAGNKATFTVSLDPGPLEQFPHSMEPQLRQLGLPTALKKGVVTLLSDYEVCKEGDVLTPEQARVLKLFRYEMAEFKVTIKYVWDAESGRFQQMGDDLPESAPESEVESEEDDDS